tcAACCCAAGGAAACAATCACCAGGTTGTCCAAGGGATGTCTGTGCAAAGAGGCTCATCCCGGTGGAGCTGACAAGTGCAGAAAGATACGAGTTAAacagaagggaaataaaagtcCAGCGCCAGCCTGCCCGCTGAAAGCCCCCAAGTACACGGTGTAAACAGATGCCGTGAGAGATCAACGGTCGACGGACATGTTCGCCACGTCACTGCCGAGATGACGCCAGCTACACAAGACTTCAGAGAGcctttctggagaaaaataaataaaaagagcccTTGGACTAAAACCCGAGGGACCAGGGAGGAGAAGAGGCGGGCATTCGTGTGGTTGTCTCGGACACTTTTGAGGAGGTAATGGTGTGGCGGAGGCCTGGGCCCAGAGGAAGAGTTCTGAAAAGTGCTTGCAGAGAGCCCTGGGGAGTGGGCGCCCCACTTGGTACCTGGATGAGGAGGCTGTGGCAGATGTTGCAGACCTTCACGGCGTCGGGGTACGTCTCCCGGATGTACTGCTCCATCTCCAGGATGGCCCGGCAGTGCAGGGTGAACTCCCCTTCCTTCTGCAGGACAGAATCACAGGCGGCAAGCTCTGAAGCCACTGCCAGGCGAGGCCCTTTCCCGCTCATACCTCCATTCCCTCTGCAGGGAACGGCCCAGGTCTGGATGCCCCTCGTGCTGCAGGCTTCACCAACCCCAGCCAACAGGTGTCCATGCTGGCCCCTTGGCAGAGCCTCAGGCAGGGAAAACTTAGGCAAAGACCTAAGAGGAAATCGAGGCTCCCCGGCCCCCTGCATTTTCTCAGCACCTTAGTTGTGCCTTCACACATGTGGATCGTGAATCTGCACAGCAGCCCCGTGCACGAGGCACTGTCCCAGCCCTCGTACAGCTGAGGCCTGAGGCCGGGGAAGGGAGGCAGTCTCTCCACGGGGTGAACCCAAGACAATCCCTACCGAGGCGCCCGctccttcactccctcccctagccCGCCCCACCCAGCCCAGAAAGCAGCATATCAAGGGCCTCCAGCACTCCTGCCTGGAGCCCCCTCAAGGACCACCCAAGATCACTTCCGGTGAAATCGCTTTCCAGCTGGAGACAAGCCAGAGAAGGCAGGGACAGGCCCCAAAAAACACCATGGTGGCGTGGGTAGTGGGGCCTCCTGGTTCCCACGTCTGAGCACAGTCCACACTGTCTACGTGGGACCTGAAAACCCTGGGAAAGCCAGGAAGTGCATAAACAGCTCGGATGCAGGCACTGAGCGTATTGCCAAGTTACGGGAAAGAGGCAGGGCGAGGGAGACCCAGCACGGAAGGGCAGCGTCACGGAAGGGCAGCGTCACGGGCATTCACTGTGATTCATCGAAGTCAACTGCCTAATTAGGATGTGAGCCCATTAGCATCTCTGTTACCATCACCATGCCAGGAGGGGGAAGGGGTCCTGCTAGGAGACAGCGCCCCTGAAGACTGCAGCCTGCCGAGTCTCCCCATGTGCTCCTTCACTTTTCTGTTATCTTCCATCGAATTCTTACAAGCCACAGCTGTCTCTCATTTCTGACAGTTACACAGCCCCTCCCACCTtgttcctgcctccagccccacaGGGAGTGTTGAGAGGACAATGTTCGTGTCACCAAGCCAGGAAAGTGCACTCATTCTGGACCACCAATGGCAGGGCTGGTGGCCACTGACCACCCCTAGGGAGAGCTGAGTCAGAGCCAGGAGAGCTGActgcagggagcaggggaggcagGCGGGAGGCAGCCCTTGGAGTCTAGAAGTGGGTAGAGGCTGCTGCACGAGGCGCCCCGGCTGTCCTCGGTCCTGTGGCTGTTACCTTCTCCCAGCTCCCAAATCCATAATGATGCTCCATCTCCACAGCCACCACCCACCCCAACTCAGCCCTCCCAGCTGCACTCTGGCCCACGCTTGCCCCTCTGCAGCCTGCAGCAACCTGGCCTCTGCAAGGCTTGGCCCCATCACCCTGCCTGCCCTCTCAGGGCTTCCCACCATTCACAGGCTGAGGACCGAGTCCCTCATGCACCTGCCTCCCAGGCTCACCTGTCCACTCTCCTTGTGCTCAGAGCGCCCTGGCCTTAGCTCCTCAAGCACATCATGTCCCTCTGggcacagggcctttgcacaggcttctccctctcccttggATAATCTTCCCCACTCAATTCCAGTTGCCTCCTACACAGCCTTCAGCTTGAATGTCGCCTCCTCAGTTGAGGGCAGGTTCCCTTGTTTCAGTTGTTACAGAATCACATTTCCTTTCTGCCTGTAATTCTACTTCAGTGGGATGTTTGACTCATCTCTGGCTCCGTCACCAGACCATGAGCCCATGAGAACAACGACCAGGTCTGTTTTCCTCACTCTTGTGTCCCCAGTACCTGATGTGGGCCCAGCACTTGGAAAGCCTGGAAACATCTGAGGGAAGATTAAGTAGACCTCGCATGGATCCCCAGGCCCCAGTGAACAAGTTCAAGTTCAGAGTGAGGCTCAAGCTGCATTAACtaagcatctactatatgcctAAAACTGTGCCCAGTGCCCAAGCTCTGAGGATCACACTTTCTCTGAGGCCTCCTCCACCTTGGGGCCTTCCCCCACTGACCCTGGCTGCCCTCCACTCCAGGGCCTTCTGGCAGATCCTGCAGACCTCTCAGCCCTTCATGCCAGGACGGAGTCTTGCAGAGGACACAGCAGCAGGGCTCTCCAGGCAGTGAGAGAGTCTCCCATCATCCTAATGAATAAAGTGCCCTTGGGGCGATATGTCCACATGGCATGGTCTCTGTGGAAAATCCCATTTCTGAGAGGCCAAGGAGCAGACTCAGACATGGTCCTTCTGATCAAGGTGCTGCCCCCAAGAAGGCTGGTCAGGGGGCCAGCCAGCACTCACCCCAAGGCCCTCAGCTCTTCCTCCAAAGTGCCACAGAACTCCCAGCAAGCTCACCAGGCTGACCCGTTCAGAAAGCATTGGACTCAAGACAAAACACCTGAGGGCACTCAATATCCTCATTCTTCACATGGGAACACAGAGACAAGCAGCCACACACCGGGGGTTGTGGCAGCGGCCAGGCCAGAGAAGGAGCATGGAGGTGTCTCACTCCCCACCAGCTTTGGTCCTTTGTCCCCGTGAGGCCTGAAAGGGTCAGTCAATAAGAGGACTCCCACAAGGGCCGCAAGGGTGCCAGAGCTTTGGGAGACTGGCATGCTCATTTCTGCAGTGCTCGCTCACTTGGCAGCCCACAGAGCCTGTCTCACTAGAGCTCAGAGCTGCCCCTGAAGTAGGCGGCACCagcatctccattttactgaggaaaaaGCAGAGAGGACAGGAGCCTGGCCCCAAAGCTCAGCCCAACAGTCTCCAGAGGCGTGTTCCTTCCTCTCAGCGGCCCAGCTTCTCTGGGGCAAAGGAAAGTCTAATGATAAAGTCGGTGCACAACCCTGCAGCCATCACGTGACAACGCCAGTAAGCGCTAGACACGGACGATAACCCTCAGGTCCCAAATTGCGGGGCAACAGTGTCCTGGAGTGGCAGAGCAGTCAGCTCTAGGGGGTGGCTAACAGCTGGCTTCAACATGTTTCTTTATGAATATGGGTGCTTTCTACCCTTCCTATGAGGAGCAAGTACTTCCTCTATCATTTTTTGGTAAGCTTTAAATAAATTCTGTTCCTCTGGAACTTCATCTATCTGCCCAGTCATCCGTTCGGCAAGCATCTATCGAGTGCCTCCAGGTGGGACAAGGTACGACGATGAATAAGTTGGAGCCTCTGCCCTTAAAAAGCTTGGCTTGAGGAAAGAGTGTGGTCAGTTATAACCTGAGCTGCCCGTGAACGTTCCATGTTGCCAAATCCACCCCAGAGGAAGAACAACTGTGACAGAGCAACTGATGGGGAGCTGCACTCACCCGAACTGGGGCCTGGGTGCGGCTCTGCCATGTGCCGGGTATGGGACATCACCCAGCCCACGGTGCTGCAGTCTGTTCAGCTCAAATGCAGAGCTAAGGGGCTCTCCGTTGGCTGGGAGGACCCGTGGACATGATGGGCACGAATGTGCCCAGAGATCCTGGTGCTCACTAGGAGCatcctgccccgccccccaccttctcctccccaccccggcTGCCCGCACCCCATGACCTTTCCAGCCATTTCCCTCCATCAGGAAATGACCTCAGGAAGTGGATATTTCCGGTCTGACTCCCAGAGACAGCCCACTCCCATAGAGATCAGTAACTCTGACTCCCAGAGGCAAGTGCTCCCTAAAAAGGAAGTGAAGCACCACGTCAGCCACAAGTAGCAGCCTCTGGCCATGCATCTGACCAcaaggtgaggaagtggagggtAGATCTGAGCACGTCCTGCACGAACACAGGAACCCGGAGGGGCAGAGCTGTGGTAAACTGGGACGAGCTGAGCCCGCTTGGCTCAGGGTTCTGGGAAACAGTGGTGCCTTTCGTGGAAAAAGAACTGCAACATCTGTTCTGCTCTAATCAGTAGAACTAGACACCCGAGCCTGCAATCCGGGCCTTGCACAGATTCCCACAGCTCCTCTCCAAACGCTGCTCTAcgcttcctctctgctcctccagggCCGCCATCTACAGGAGAGGAGCTGCATGATACGGATGCTGACAATAAGCACCACGAGAAGGACAGCAATTCCTCTGGGCACCCAGCACTCGGCACCTCACAGACACCGCCTCGCCCCCACTCTCACAGCTGTACCCCGTGAGGTGGATACTTTACTTCCCTCTTACAGAGGAGGACCGTGAGGCCACCTGCACTGGGAGTCAGGCTgcgctctttttttttctttctgcttttgctgcccaaatcccccgagtacatagttgtatattttagttgtggatccttctagttgtggcaagtgggacaccgcctcagcgtggcctgacgagtggtgccatgtccgtacccaggatccgaaccagtgaaaccctgggtcgccgcagtggagcgcacgaacttaaccactcgggcacgggccggccccccaggGCTGCGCTCTTAATCACTGTACTACACTGCcttgtggtctgtggaccacaggCTTGAATCCTGCAGCCCACAAACCTGGGTGCGACTACTGGTTCTCCACTTCCGGCTATGGCTCCCTGGACAGATCAAGGGAGTGAGTGAACAGAAGGGTCCCAGGCCCTCACAGTGCCACTGTGGCATCAAAGTAGATAAGGGACTCGCTCAACAGACATCAGTTGGATACAATATGGTTTTGGAGGAAAAACTGTTATTCATTCTAATAAGTGAGCCAAGCAGGGGAAATCCTAGGACAAGTACCTCGACCAGCCATTTGTGCTGCACAAACTTCTGCAGCACTTGCTCAGcctccttcttcctcatcttcttgcCTTTAAGTTGATCGACCAGGttcaaaatatttgtggaagatGCGAAGCCAGTTTCTGAGTCAATAATCAGTTCCAACTGGAAGAAACAGCAGGTACCACGTTCAtctatcaaattggcaaaaacAACTTTTAAGCACTAATACCAATTCTGGTAGGGGTGCAGTAAAACTCCTATCACAGGCAGAACTGCACACTGGGTACAATCCTTCAGGAAAACAATTTCATAATTTGCATCAAAAGCCATAAACAGGTTCAGTTTTGACTCAAAAGTCACTCCTGTAACATCATCCCAAATGAATGATCTTAATGCCCCCAAATTAAGAAGTCACCTCACCTCTTGTGCCCCCACCTCCCTGAAGATGGAGAAGCTgcgaaatgaatgaatgaataaatgaggcaGCACTCTCCTACTCAAAGGTGGGCAAGCAATGACGGCTGGCCTGCGCGGCAGGCTGGAGCCTGGAAGGGCAGAAGAGCAGAGCCAGGGCAGGCCAGGAGGAAAGCAAGCTCAGGAGCCACAGAGGCACTGTGGAGGAGGGCCAGGAAAGGCTGCCAGGTGACCTCTCCCAACACGTCTGCCCACAGCGAGGCAGAGCCCCTGGGAAGACAGGCTTCCTGCACACAAAGGTGCGTGGCTGGTGTCTCAGAGCCTGGCTCTCAACCTTGGCTGCTAATCAGCCCCAGAGGAGACTTAGAAGGGAATGACCCTAGGACTTCGTCCTCAGAGACTAGAATTCGACAGCCCTGGAGTGAGGCTGGAACGTCTGAATTATTTTTACCTCCCTGGTTATTGTACCGTACATCCAAGGCTGAGAGCGACTGTCTTAGCCAGGTGCTCAGCCAGGAGAGTGACAAGAGAGCTGAGCAAACAGCTCTGGAAACCAGGTAGCCCATGCAGAGGTTTAGTGGGCACCTGTTAAACTGCAGACTCAGATCCAACAGTCTGAATGGGGCCTGGGATTCGGCCCTTCTAGAAAGCTCTCATGCAACACTGCTGCTGTTGCCGGTCTGCACCACACCTCAGAGTAATACTTGTAAAACACCTACACTGCACACGCGTGAGGTCTCCTGCTGCTCAACCAGTTAGGGTTCAAACTGGGATCAGCCCTCCTTTCCCAGGTAGCCATGGCAACTTCCCCAGCAATCACCGGGCGGCTGTGAACCTGGGTGAGGCACCCAGTGACATCCTCTGCAAAGGGCTTTCTCGGGCAGCAGTGGTGACACTCTAAGACTGCAGTTTCCATTTCTAATGATGAAGAAAGAAGTTTCCATAGAAGCCTGGCCAATGGGAGGTGCTGTACTTACAGCTTTTCTAAACAGATCCAATTCATTCTCTGCAAAATCTGAGGCCATTTTGGAAACTGAAGTCGTTGCAAGATTCACCTGAAAAATAAGTCAGCAGGACAGTCAGGCGGGCCCGTGGCTTGTCGGTTCATTCACTTgtcagctctccctccctcccctcagcgcTCACTCAGCACCTGTGCTCCAGCACTGTGGCCACGGGGATGGATCTGTAACCAGTCTTATACTATAGACTGAAATCTTTAGCTCACTCAACTTGTCTGACTCTCAGAGACTTCAGAATTCCAAAGGCTGTGCAGTATTTTCCAAACTGAGATGAATTTGGGAGACTTGTCTGCATGCTAATGGAGCTTCAAATGCAAAAGGCACTGAGAAGTCTGGCAGTAAAGACATCTGATCTACCTGTTTAACCCAGCGTTTCCACAGTGATTTGACTCCATATCCCTTTCTTCGCAGGAAGAGAgtttgggaaaccctgggctAGGGCCCTCTCTGTGTGGGCCTGGCTAGGCAGAGCCTGACCTCCTCTGATGGACTAAGGCGGATCCCTAGCCAAGGGTGGGGAGCCGGCCAGCTTCTCCCCACCTATATTTCTCTTGTTGCCTAGCTAGGAGGGAAGTCGGAAAACAACAGGAGGCCCCAAATAGGTCTCAGTCCTTAGTGCCCCCACATACTTTTCTTTTCATAGCTTCTATGTCTTGTTCCAAATGAAAAAGCATTTTCTCCCTTTAATCCTAATATTCCATCCATTTGGGGTGACTTCTTGCAGAGAACTGTCAACAAACAAAATAGAGCCAAAGGCACGCTGCCGCGTCTTGGGCAGGGGCTTCATGTGGGGCGGTGAAGCAAGCACTGAGGTGGAGAGCCTGGGCGCAGGTTCTGGGGACCCCGAGCCAGCCCGCGTGGAAAGGGGCCGGCTCAGGGAGGTGGGCCAGGCCCAGGGTCTTTCTCCCTGTCTTAGAGCCCTCGCTGAGGCAGGGTGCACCTTCTCTCTCCATAAAGGAGGGCACTGGGCAGGTTGTGTCAGTCCCAGTTCCTCACAAATGCCACTGGAGGGCTCTGTCTTGCACTTACCAGTGCATAAATAGGTCTCCCGTCATCTTCTGTGACTCCTTTCTTTATCTCAATATACAAGGACTCCAAGACACTGTTAATGTTGTTGATGAAGTCCTCCAACTTCTCTACAGTAGCATTGCCTAGAAATaaacaggcagagaaaagaggggATCTTCATCAAAAAAGTGTAGCTTGTTTCAATCCTCCATCAACCTGAACACATGACAGCAAACCCAGACTCGGGCAAAGGCCCCGGCCCTCTTGGGTGAATGCCAGCG
This region of Equus quagga isolate Etosha38 chromosome 7, UCLA_HA_Equagga_1.0, whole genome shotgun sequence genomic DNA includes:
- the NSMCE1 gene encoding non-structural maintenance of chromosomes element 1 homolog isoform X3, encoding MTSNHTSGNATVEKLEDFINNINSVLESLYIEIKKGVTEDDGRPIYALVNLATTSVSKMASDFAENELDLFRKALELIIDSETGFASSTNILNLVDQLKGKKMRKKEAEQVLQKFVQHKWLVEKEGEFTLHCRAILEMEQYIRETYPDAVKVCNICHSLLIQGQSCETCGIKMHLPCVAKYFQSNSEPRCPHCNDYWPHEIPEVFDPEKEREAGISKSNKKPLRSRQH
- the NSMCE1 gene encoding non-structural maintenance of chromosomes element 1 homolog isoform X2, whose translation is MTSNHTSVPSYMQGSTRRVGIMTDVHRRFLQLLMTHGVLEEWDVKRLQKHCYKVHDCNATVEKLEDFINNINSVLESLYIEIKKGVTEDDGRPIYALVNLATTSVSKMASDFAENELDLFRKALELIIDSETGFASSTNILNLVDQLKGKKMRKKEAEQVLQKFVQHKWLVEKEGEFTLHCRAILEMEQYIRETYPDAVKVCNICHSLLIQGQSCETCGIKMHLPCVAKYFQSNSEPRCPHCNDYWPHEIPEVFDPEKEREAGISKSNKKPLRSRQH
- the NSMCE1 gene encoding non-structural maintenance of chromosomes element 1 homolog isoform X1, with protein sequence MGAPRPPSPRPEGGAEAAFLPSPRTVWAALGRLVPSYMQGSTRRVGIMTDVHRRFLQLLMTHGVLEEWDVKRLQKHCYKVHDCNATVEKLEDFINNINSVLESLYIEIKKGVTEDDGRPIYALVNLATTSVSKMASDFAENELDLFRKALELIIDSETGFASSTNILNLVDQLKGKKMRKKEAEQVLQKFVQHKWLVEKEGEFTLHCRAILEMEQYIRETYPDAVKVCNICHSLLIQGQSCETCGIKMHLPCVAKYFQSNSEPRCPHCNDYWPHEIPEVFDPEKEREAGISKSNKKPLRSRQH